The Fimbriimonas ginsengisoli Gsoil 348 genome window below encodes:
- a CDS encoding sigma-70 family RNA polymerase sigma factor gives MFRRSEAERYREIVDPNLDAAYGLAFWLLNDHHDAEDAVQSAALSAYQHLGQLRGEDGRRWFLKIVRNTCMNEIRRQASRSRFEVDVDTDVADPSSGDAEAVVLLRYDAERLRKAIESLPPPLREVIVLREFEEMTYRDIAEITGTVAGTVMSRLSRARNRLLGLLQDEVIHDL, from the coding sequence TTGTTTAGGCGGTCGGAAGCGGAACGGTATCGAGAGATCGTAGACCCAAATCTCGACGCCGCCTACGGGCTCGCCTTCTGGCTGTTGAACGACCATCACGACGCTGAGGATGCCGTGCAAAGCGCGGCCCTTAGCGCCTACCAGCACCTTGGGCAACTCCGAGGCGAGGATGGGCGGCGCTGGTTTCTTAAGATCGTCCGGAACACATGTATGAACGAGATCCGCAGACAGGCATCGCGAAGCCGATTCGAGGTCGATGTCGACACCGACGTCGCCGATCCGTCGTCAGGCGACGCCGAGGCGGTGGTCCTCCTTCGGTACGACGCGGAGAGGCTGCGTAAGGCGATCGAGTCGTTGCCGCCACCCTTGCGCGAGGTGATCGTTCTGCGCGAGTTCGAGGAGATGACGTACCGCGACATCGCCGAGATCACGGGAACGGTCGCCGGCACGGTGATGTCCCGGCTCTCGCGAGCCCGGAACCGGCTTCTCGGCCTGCTCCAAGATGAGGTGATCCATGACCTGTAA